The Christiangramia flava JLT2011 region TTGCCGGACTGAGAACTGCTTCGATCTCGCTTTCCGGCAGTCTGCCTTTGCGTTCATGATGTGACTGTAGAATCCTGATCTCATCTTCAAGAGCCGGATAGGGCACTTCAATTTTGAAGATAAAACGGTCCAGTTGCGCTTCCGGAAGTGCGTAAGTCCCTTCCTGCTCAATGGGGTTTTGGGTAGCCAGTACCATAAAAGGAGGTTTCATTTCATAGCGTTTGCCATCGATCGTTACCTGTCGTTCTTCCATCACTTCAAAAAGTGCTGCCTGGGTTTTAGCGGGAGCACGATTGATCTCGTCGATCAGAATGATGTTGGAAAAAATAGGACCGGCTTTAAATTCAAATTCAGCTGATTTTGCGTTGAAAACGGAAGTTCCCAATACATCACTCGGCATTAGATCTGGCGTGAACTGTATCCTGCTAAAATCGGTTTGCAGGCAGCGAGCAAAGAGTTTCGCCGTGACCGTCTTGGCAACTCCCGGAACCCCTTCGATCAGCACGTGGCCGTTGGAAAGAAGTCCGGCGATCAGTAATTCCACAAAGGTTTCCTGGCCCACGATCACCTGTGAAAGTTGAGCTTTTAACTGGGAGACCGAATTTTTCAGATCTTCCAGCGGAATTCGGTTCTGGAAATCCAGGTTTTCGTTATCGTTGGTTTGATTTTCC contains the following coding sequences:
- a CDS encoding AAA family ATPase, coding for MENQTNDNENLDFQNRIPLEDLKNSVSQLKAQLSQVIVGQETFVELLIAGLLSNGHVLIEGVPGVAKTVTAKLFARCLQTDFSRIQFTPDLMPSDVLGTSVFNAKSAEFEFKAGPIFSNIILIDEINRAPAKTQAALFEVMEERQVTIDGKRYEMKPPFMVLATQNPIEQEGTYALPEAQLDRFIFKIEVPYPALEDEIRILQSHHERKGRLPESEIEAVLSPAKLEELRIQIHEIVIEEKLLSYIAEIVHKTRNHPHLYLGASPRASIAVMRASKAFAAIDGRDFVKPEDIQKALVPVMGHRLIISPDREMEGMTSASVIEMIRQSVEIPR